AATCAATATGGGCCACTTATTTTGAGAAGGATGAGGCGATCGTTCTGGAACATTGTGGATGGAGCAGCGATGTACTGTTCATTGCGAATCCCACTCTTTTCAGCTGTTGGATTTAGCACACGAATGGCTAGGATCGATGATCATGCCCGATTCACCACCTTCCTCACTATAAGTAGTATAGATatattcaaaaattcaaaaaaaaaacgtgCCGCGTGCCTGGCATGGCCCATTTAGGCTGTGCCGTGCGTGCTTCTAGCACGAGAAAGCACGGCCTGTTTGGCCAGCTATACCTTGTAGTAGCACACTGCCTATCCCGGGAGAATGTTTTTGGCGCTGACCCACATGTCATCGAGCAAGACCACATCCGCAGGGCCTTCTCCTTGCCTGAGCAGCTCCTCTTCCCTCTCCGGCAACAATTACCGCAAACCACCGCCCCCTCACCGGCGGCAATCACAGCGGCGCCATAGCCAGTCCGAACGCCAATGTCCACCGCTGCCTCTGCGCTCCGCCCGGCGCCGCGGTGGGTTGCGCCGTCGCAGCGCCGGCTCGTGGAGCAGCACCTGGCGTCACTGCCCCACGGCCTCCAGCGCCTCCACCACGTGCAGGAGCTCCACGCGCAGCTCCTCAAGCACGGTATCCACCTCGACCCGCTCACCGCCTCCAAGCTTATCTCCTCATacgcgctccagcgccgcctccCGGCCTCTCGCCGCGTCTTCGCCTCCTTCCCCAATCCTCACGCCACCACCTTCCTCCCGAACACCCTTCTCCGCGCCTACGCGCTCAATGCCCTGCCCCACGCCGCGGTCTCTGTCTTCTCCGCCATGCCCCAGCGGGACAGCTTCACCTACTCCTTCCTCATCAAGGCGCTCTCCTCCGCGGGCTTGACCCCCCTCAGGGCGGTGCACTCCCACGTCGTTAAACTCGGGTCCATCGAGGACACCTATGTCGGGAACGCGCTGATCGACGCCTACTCCAAGAACGGCGGGTTTTTGGACGCCAGCaaggtgttcgaggaaatgccTAGCCGGGATACCGTATCCTGGAACTCGGCCATGGCTGCGATGGTGCGACAGGGCGAGGTGGCAAGTGCGAGGAGGATGTTTGACGAGATGCCGGAGAAGGACACTGTAAGCTGGAACACCGTGCTGGACGGGTACACCAAGGCTGGGAAGATGGAGGAGGCGTTCGAGCTGTTTCAGTGCATGCCAGAGAGGAATGTGGTGTCGtggtcgacggtggtgtctggttACTGTAAGAAGGGTGACATGGAGATGGCTCGAGTGATCTTTGATAAGATGCCAACCAAGAACTTGGTAACATGGACGATAATGGTCTCGGCATGTGCCCAGAATGGGCTTGTTGAGGAGGCTGGACGGTTGTTTACTCAGATGAAGGAAGCTGCTGTGGAACTTGATGTGGCTGCGGTTGTGAGTATCTTGGCTGCATGTGCAGAGTCAGGCTCGCTTGCTCTTGGGAAGAGGATTCACCGGTACGTGCGGACGAGGCAACTGGGGAGGTCGACCCATGTGTGCAATGCAATGATTGACATGTTTTGCAAGTGTGGATGCGTAAACCGGGCTGATTATGTCTTTGACACTGAAATAGCTGAGAAGGATTCAGTGTCATGGAACACCATAATTGGGGGATTTGCGATGCATGGGCATGGAGACAAGGCGCTGGACTTCTTTGGCCAAATGAAGCTACAAGGGTTCCGTCCTGATGCCGTGACAATGATCAACGTTCTTAGTGCATGCACACACATGGGGTTTGTGGAAGAGGGACGCCGGTATTTCTCCAATATGGAGAGGGACTATGGCATTGTGCCACAGATAGAGCATTATGGCTGCATGATTGACCTTCTTGGTCGTGGAGGGCTCATCGAGGAGGCTGTTGACCTGATAAAAAGCATGCCTTGGGACCCTAATGAGGTAATATGGGGGTCCCTTCTCAGTGCATGCCGACTGCACAAGAACGTGGAGTATGCAGAAATT
This window of the Triticum aestivum cultivar Chinese Spring chromosome 5D, IWGSC CS RefSeq v2.1, whole genome shotgun sequence genome carries:
- the LOC123119650 gene encoding pentatricopeptide repeat-containing protein At3g29230-like codes for the protein MSTAASALRPAPRWVAPSQRRLVEQHLASLPHGLQRLHHVQELHAQLLKHGIHLDPLTASKLISSYALQRRLPASRRVFASFPNPHATTFLPNTLLRAYALNALPHAAVSVFSAMPQRDSFTYSFLIKALSSAGLTPLRAVHSHVVKLGSIEDTYVGNALIDAYSKNGGFLDASKVFEEMPSRDTVSWNSAMAAMVRQGEVASARRMFDEMPEKDTVSWNTVLDGYTKAGKMEEAFELFQCMPERNVVSWSTVVSGYCKKGDMEMARVIFDKMPTKNLVTWTIMVSACAQNGLVEEAGRLFTQMKEAAVELDVAAVVSILAACAESGSLALGKRIHRYVRTRQLGRSTHVCNAMIDMFCKCGCVNRADYVFDTEIAEKDSVSWNTIIGGFAMHGHGDKALDFFGQMKLQGFRPDAVTMINVLSACTHMGFVEEGRRYFSNMERDYGIVPQIEHYGCMIDLLGRGGLIEEAVDLIKSMPWDPNEVIWGSLLSACRLHKNVEYAEIAVNELSKLQPSNAGNYAVLSNIYAEAGQWSDMAKARMQMKGTGSQKSAGSSWIELDEAFHEFTVGDRKHSDSDQISEMVDRLSSHVKDVGCLPTANELLVQ